From one Bacteroides intestinalis DSM 17393 genomic stretch:
- the rimM gene encoding ribosome maturation factor RimM (Essential for efficient processing of 16S rRNA) codes for MIKREDVYKIGVFNKPHGIHGELSFTFTDDIFDRVEAEYLICLLDGIFVPFFLEEYRFRSDSTALVKLEGVDTAERARMFTNVEVYFPAKHAEDAGPGELTWDFFVGFRVEEVNYGDLGEVTEVDTATINTLFVVDHQGEELLIPAQEEFILNIDQKHKVITMDLPKGLLALDETEEV; via the coding sequence ATGATAAAAAGAGAAGATGTATATAAGATAGGAGTATTTAACAAACCGCACGGCATTCACGGTGAGTTGTCATTCACATTCACCGATGACATTTTTGACCGGGTGGAAGCTGAATACCTAATCTGCCTGTTGGATGGTATTTTCGTACCTTTCTTCCTGGAAGAATACCGTTTCCGCTCCGACTCCACCGCATTGGTAAAACTGGAAGGAGTAGATACGGCGGAACGTGCACGGATGTTCACCAACGTGGAAGTTTACTTTCCTGCCAAACATGCCGAAGATGCCGGACCGGGAGAACTGACCTGGGATTTCTTTGTAGGTTTCCGCGTAGAAGAAGTTAACTACGGAGACTTAGGAGAAGTGACAGAGGTGGATACTGCAACCATCAATACCTTGTTTGTAGTTGATCATCAGGGAGAAGAATTACTGATTCCTGCACAAGAAGAATTCATCCTGAACATTGACCAAAAGCACAAAGTAATCACAATGGATTTACCCAAAGGATTGCTGGCTTTGGATGAAACAGAGGAAGTGTAA